One Oryza glaberrima chromosome 11, OglaRS2, whole genome shotgun sequence genomic region harbors:
- the LOC127753797 gene encoding serine carboxypeptidase-like 2: protein MNLCTEQPAVTRRQQLLLLLLLLLLTSSPLCSRVSASARARSNGGGSSRRVVRHLPGFDGPLPFELETGYMEVDRTAGVRLFYYFIRSEHSPADDPLLLWLTGGPGCSAFSGLVYEVGPLTFDLHHGRHGRQGGELPRLLYKPESWTKRASVIFLDSPVGTGFSYAADADTDGAGFRTGDTIAVRHILSFLRKWLQELHPDLLSNPLYIAGDSYSGMIVPAVALGIATSSPEPHQPSLNLKGYLLGNPVTDHNFDTPSKIPFAHGMGLISDELYEAYKKSCSIRDNTQQQSVQCNNTLDAIDECVKDIYENHILEPHCTLASPHNRRIDKPFTSGGRQMLQLQDLHLSEISSECRTTRYTMSRIWANNDTVREALGIHQGTVPSWQRCNLDLPYTRDIKSSIRYHLDLTTRGYRSLIYSGDHDMSIPFIGTQAWIRSLNFSVVDEWRPWFVDGQVGGYTRSYSNNLTFATVKGGGHTAPEYMPKQCLAMLARWVSGDPL from the exons ATGAATTTATGTACAGAGCAGCCGGCGGTAACACggcggcagcagctgctgctgcttctcctcctcctcctcctcacctcctctcctctctgcaGCCGCGTGTCCGCGAGTGCGAGAGCGAGAagcaatggcggcggcagcagcaggagagTGGTGAGGCATCTCCCGGGGTTCGATGGGCCGCTCCCGTTCGAGCTGGAGACCGGGTATATGGAGGTGGACCGCACCGCCGGCGTGCGCCTCTTCTACTACTTCATCCGCTCGGAGCACAGCCCCGCCGACGACCCCCTCCTTCTCTGGCTCACCGGCGGCCCCGGCTGCTCCGCCTTCTCCGGCCTCGTCTACGAGGTCGGACCCCTCACCTTCGATCTCCACCATGGCCGCCATGGACGACAAGGAGGTGAGCTGCCGAGGCTGCTGTACAAGCCGGAGTCGTGGACGAAGCGAGCCAGCGTCATCTTCCTCGACTCCCCCGTCGGAACTGGCTTCTCctacgccgccgacgccgacaccgACGGCGCCGGATTCCGCACCGGCGACACCATTGCTGTCCGCCacattctctccttcctccgcaAGTGGTTGCAGGAGTTGCACCCGGATCTCCTCTCCAATCCTCTCTACATCGCCGGCGACTCATACTCTGGGATGATTGTGCCGGCCGTTGCCTTGGGAATCGCCACTTCTTCACCTGAACCACATCAACCATCTCTCAATCTAAAG GGCTACCTTTTGGGCAATCCAGTCACTGATCACAACTTCGACACTCCATCCAAAATTCCATTTGCTCATGGGATGGGTCTCATATCTGACGAACTGTATGAG GCATACAAGAAGAGCTGCAGCATCAGGGACAACACCCAGCAGCAAAGCGTTCAGTGCAATAATACTCTTGATGCCATAGATGAG TGTGTCAAGGACATATACGAAAATCACATTCTGGAGCCTCACTGCACGTTGGCAAGCCCTCATAATCGGCGCATCGATAAGCCATTTACTTCAGGAGGACGGCAGATGCTCCAACTCCAAGACCTTCACTTGTCTGAGATTTCTTCAGAATGCAGA ACAACAAGATATACCATGTCCAGAATATGGGCAAACAATGACACAGTAAGAGAGGCCCTTGGAATACAccag GGAACAGTTCCTTCGTGGCAAAGATGCAACCTGGACCTTCCGTACACTCGCGACATCAAAAGTTCAATAAGATACCATCTGGATTTGACAACTAGAGGCTACAGAAGCCTAATTTACAGTGGTGATCATGACATGAGTATCCCTTTCATCGGCACGCAAGCCTGGATTAGGTCTCTGAATTTCTCTGTTGTGGATGAGTGGAGACCATGGTTTGTGGATGGACAAGTTGGAGG ATATACAAGGTCATACTCTAATAACCTCACATTCGCAACTGTCAAG GGTGGTGGACATACAGCTCCAGAGTACATGCCAAAGCAATGCCTTGCTATGCTTGCAAGGTGGGTGTCCGGAGATCCTCTTTGA